In the Nostoc sp. 'Peltigera membranacea cyanobiont' N6 genome, one interval contains:
- a CDS encoding GlsB/YeaQ/YmgE family stress response membrane protein, whose product MNILAWIVLGLIAGAIAKAIYPGHQGGGILATILLGIIGAFVGGSLGVFFSTGTLALAAPTLSIPGIAVAVLGAIVAVFLWNLLNRRSAV is encoded by the coding sequence ATGAATATTCTTGCTTGGATTGTTTTAGGTCTAATTGCTGGTGCGATCGCAAAGGCTATCTACCCCGGTCATCAAGGCGGCGGAATCTTAGCAACAATCTTATTAGGAATCATTGGTGCTTTTGTTGGCGGTAGCTTGGGTGTATTCTTCAGTACAGGAACCTTGGCTCTAGCGGCTCCCACTTTAAGCATTCCCGGTATTGCAGTAGCGGTTCTTGGCGCAATTGTCGCTGTATTTTTGTGGAACTTGCTAAATCGTCGCAGTGCTGTGTAA
- a CDS encoding 3'-5' exonuclease — protein MTPGERRLAQRLEEKLENDYLLWYDVPVGKKQLHPDFIVLHPSQGLFILEVKDWKLDTIQNINPSTITLLTEDGVKEVKHPLQQARDYALAVNKMLEKDSLLVQQEGNYQGKLLIPYGYGVVFTNITRRDFNSSELPAVFEEHLVICKDEMLPSTDAGEFQQRLWDLSAYQFGKTLTSSQIDRIRWHIFPELRISAKQLSLLDLDTITEETPHLQIRIPDILKIMDLQQEQLARSLGDGHRVIHGVAGSGKTMILAYRCQHLAQVSNKPILVLCFNVSLAAKLRQTIQDKNKISRIRVRHFHGWCMDLLKKYDIPRPDTKEYQGEAYIEELVQRVITAVDAKLIPAGTYGAVMLDEGHDFKPEWLKLIAQMVNPETDSLLILYDDAQNLYGEKRTKKFSFKSVGIQAQGRTTIFKLNYRNTEQVLKVAYEFAKEVMTPTTGDDDQVVLVEPTSAGRQGPKPDLIRLPSFKHEVDYLAGRVQQLHERDIPWNEIAIIYRSKFMGDRIYNDFQQAQVPIEWVNANSDSRNYHPAEQSIKLITMYSSKGLEFPVVLIPGIGYLPDQYGHGTPEEEARLLYVAMTRAIEQLIMTCDRSSEFTSRLEKALGKVI, from the coding sequence ATGACCCCTGGCGAGAGGAGGTTAGCGCAGCGCCTAGAGGAAAAATTAGAGAATGATTATTTACTTTGGTACGATGTCCCAGTAGGTAAAAAGCAACTGCACCCAGACTTTATAGTGCTGCATCCCAGCCAGGGCTTGTTCATCCTTGAAGTCAAAGACTGGAAGTTAGACACTATTCAAAATATCAACCCCTCCACAATCACACTGCTTACTGAAGATGGGGTAAAGGAAGTCAAACACCCACTACAACAGGCCAGAGATTATGCCCTAGCAGTCAACAAGATGCTAGAAAAAGATTCTCTTTTGGTGCAGCAAGAAGGTAATTATCAAGGTAAGCTGCTCATCCCCTACGGTTATGGGGTCGTGTTCACCAATATCACCCGCAGGGATTTTAACAGTAGTGAACTACCCGCCGTATTTGAGGAACACTTGGTTATCTGCAAAGATGAAATGCTACCTAGCACAGATGCAGGGGAATTTCAGCAACGACTTTGGGATTTATCAGCATATCAATTTGGTAAGACCCTCACCAGCAGCCAAATAGATAGAATCCGGTGGCATATCTTCCCAGAATTACGCATTAGTGCCAAGCAGTTATCTTTGCTTGATTTAGACACCATTACTGAAGAAACGCCACATCTGCAAATCCGAATCCCTGACATTCTCAAAATTATGGACTTGCAGCAAGAACAGTTGGCGCGGAGTTTAGGTGATGGACATCGGGTAATTCATGGCGTGGCTGGTTCAGGAAAAACGATGATTTTAGCCTACCGTTGCCAGCATCTTGCTCAAGTCAGTAATAAACCAATTTTGGTGCTATGCTTCAACGTCTCTCTTGCTGCCAAACTCCGGCAAACTATCCAAGATAAAAACAAAATCAGTCGCATCAGAGTGCGGCATTTTCATGGGTGGTGCATGGATTTACTCAAAAAGTATGACATTCCTAGACCCGACACCAAGGAATATCAAGGTGAAGCTTATATAGAAGAACTGGTTCAAAGAGTAATTACCGCCGTTGATGCCAAGTTGATACCGGCTGGCACGTATGGCGCTGTCATGCTGGACGAGGGACACGACTTTAAACCAGAGTGGCTCAAATTAATTGCCCAAATGGTCAACCCCGAAACCGATTCCCTGCTTATCCTCTATGACGATGCCCAAAACCTCTATGGTGAAAAACGCACTAAGAAATTTAGCTTTAAGAGCGTAGGCATTCAGGCACAGGGACGAACCACCATTTTTAAACTCAACTACCGCAACACAGAACAGGTGTTAAAGGTAGCCTATGAATTTGCGAAAGAAGTGATGACCCCTACCACCGGGGATGATGACCAAGTAGTATTGGTAGAACCGACTAGTGCAGGACGGCAAGGCCCCAAACCAGACCTGATCCGTTTACCCAGTTTTAAACACGAGGTAGATTACCTAGCAGGGCGAGTGCAACAATTACACGAGCGAGATATCCCCTGGAACGAAATAGCAATTATTTATCGCTCTAAGTTTATGGGCGATCGCATCTATAACGACTTCCAACAAGCCCAAGTCCCAATAGAGTGGGTAAACGCCAATAGTGACAGCCGCAACTATCACCCAGCCGAACAAAGCATCAAACTCATAACCATGTACTCATCTAAAGGGTTAGAGTTCCCAGTGGTGCTTATTCCTGGTATTGGTTATCTGCCTGACCAGTACGGACACGGTACACCAGAAGAAGAAGCTCGACTATTGTATGTGGCGATGACACGGGCGATTGAGCAGTTGATTATGACTTGCGATCGCTCCTCAGAATTTACCAGCCGTCTTGAGAAAGCACTAGGTAAAGTAATTTGA
- a CDS encoding helix-turn-helix domain-containing protein, translating into MTIKKPLAIKQPEVGQIIHDLRLLTGLTQEQFAATLGVTYTTINRWENGRSKPSPLAMEKIEGMLEKMGDEGRDLLTKYLPN; encoded by the coding sequence ATGACTATCAAAAAACCCTTGGCTATCAAACAGCCAGAGGTGGGGCAGATCATTCATGATTTGCGGCTTTTGACTGGACTTACACAAGAACAGTTTGCAGCAACTCTAGGCGTTACTTACACCACGATTAACCGTTGGGAAAATGGACGCTCTAAACCCTCGCCGCTAGCGATGGAGAAGATTGAGGGGATGTTGGAAAAGATGGGCGACGAGGGTCGGGATTTGTTGACTAAGTATTTGCCGAATTAG